A genomic region of Candidatus Pseudomonas phytovorans contains the following coding sequences:
- a CDS encoding TetR/AcrR family transcriptional regulator — protein sequence MKTRDRILECALQLFNQQGEPNVSTLEIANELGISPGNLYYHFHGKEPLVLGLFERFEEALMPLLDPPLEVRLDAEDYWLFLHLIVERMAQYRFLFQDLSNLTGRLPKLARGMRSLINALKRTLAALLASLKGQGLVESETQALGQLVEQITLTLMFSLDYQRVLGREGDVGIVVYQVMMLVAPHLQVQARAAAEQLAMKYLEG from the coding sequence ATGAAGACTCGCGACCGTATCCTTGAGTGCGCCCTGCAGCTGTTCAACCAGCAGGGCGAGCCGAACGTTTCCACCCTGGAGATTGCCAACGAACTGGGCATCAGCCCGGGCAACCTGTACTACCACTTCCACGGCAAGGAACCCTTGGTGCTGGGCCTTTTCGAGCGCTTCGAGGAAGCGCTGATGCCGTTACTCGACCCGCCGCTGGAAGTGCGCCTGGATGCCGAGGACTACTGGCTGTTCCTGCATTTGATCGTCGAGCGCATGGCGCAGTACCGATTCCTGTTCCAGGACCTGTCCAACCTCACCGGCCGCCTGCCCAAGCTGGCGCGCGGCATGCGCAGCCTGATCAATGCCCTCAAGCGTACGCTGGCTGCATTGCTGGCCAGCCTCAAGGGCCAGGGGTTGGTAGAGAGTGAGACCCAGGCACTGGGGCAGCTGGTGGAGCAGATCACCCTGACACTGATGTTCTCGCTGGATTATCAGCGGGTGCTGGGGCGCGAGGGGGATGTGGGGATTGTGGTGTATCAGGTGATGATGCTGGTAGCGCCGCACTTGCAGGTACAGGCGCGGGCGGCGGCGGAGCAGTTGGCGATGAAGTACCTGGAGGGGTAA
- the phaC gene encoding class II poly(R)-hydroxyalkanoic acid synthase, which yields MKDKPAKGTPTLPATRMNVHSAILGLRGRDLLSTLRSVGRHSLLNPLHTASHLLALGGQLGRVMLGDTPYQPNPRDARFSDPTWSQNPFYRRGLQAYLAWQKQTRLWIEESHLNDDDRARAHFLFNLINDALAPSNSLLNPVAVKELFNSGGQSLVRGVAHLLDDLRNNDGLPRQVDERAFEVGGNLAATPGAVVFRNEQLELIQYKPMSEKQHARPLLVVPPQINKFYIFDLSATNSFVQYMLKNGLQVFMVSWRNPDPRHREWGLSSYVQALEEALNACRSISGNRDPNLMGACAGGLTMAALQGHLQAKNQLRRVRSATYLVSLLDSKFENAASLFADEQTIEAAKRRSYQRGVLDGAEVARIFAWMRPNDLIWNYWVNNYLLGKLPPAFDILYWNADSTRLPAALHGDLLDFFKLNPLTHPAGLEVCGTPIDLQQVGLDSFTVAGSNDHITPWDAVYRSALLLGGDRRFVLANSGHIQSIINPPGNPKAYYLANPKLSSDPRAWFHDAKRSEGSWWPLWLEWITPRSGPLKAPRAELGNATYPPLGPAPGTYVLTR from the coding sequence ATGAAAGACAAACCGGCCAAAGGAACGCCAACGCTTCCCGCCACCCGCATGAACGTACACAGCGCCATCCTCGGCCTGCGCGGCCGTGACCTGCTTTCCACGCTACGCAGTGTTGGCCGGCACAGCTTGCTCAACCCCTTGCACACAGCCAGCCACCTGCTGGCTCTGGGCGGGCAACTGGGCCGGGTGATGCTGGGCGACACGCCCTACCAGCCCAACCCGCGCGATGCCCGCTTCAGTGACCCGACGTGGAGCCAGAACCCGTTCTACCGTCGCGGCCTGCAGGCCTACCTGGCCTGGCAGAAGCAGACGCGCCTGTGGATCGAGGAAAGCCACCTGAACGACGATGACCGAGCCCGGGCGCACTTCCTGTTCAACCTGATCAACGATGCCTTGGCACCCAGTAATTCGTTGCTCAACCCGGTGGCGGTGAAGGAGCTGTTCAACAGTGGCGGGCAAAGCCTGGTACGCGGCGTGGCGCACCTGCTCGACGACCTGCGCAACAACGATGGCCTGCCACGCCAGGTAGACGAGCGTGCTTTCGAAGTGGGCGGTAACCTGGCCGCGACCCCCGGCGCCGTGGTGTTTCGCAACGAGCAGCTGGAGCTGATCCAGTACAAGCCAATGAGCGAGAAGCAGCACGCCCGGCCACTGTTGGTGGTGCCGCCGCAGATCAACAAGTTCTATATCTTCGACCTCAGCGCGACCAACAGCTTCGTGCAGTACATGCTCAAGAACGGCCTGCAGGTGTTCATGGTCAGCTGGCGCAACCCCGACCCGCGTCATCGGGAATGGGGCCTGTCCAGTTATGTGCAGGCGCTGGAGGAAGCGCTGAACGCCTGCCGCAGCATCAGCGGCAACCGCGACCCCAACCTGATGGGTGCCTGCGCCGGCGGCCTGACCATGGCCGCGCTGCAGGGGCACCTGCAAGCCAAAAACCAGTTGCGCCGGGTACGCAGCGCTACCTACCTGGTCAGCCTGCTGGACAGCAAGTTCGAAAACGCGGCCAGCCTGTTTGCCGACGAGCAGACCATCGAGGCGGCCAAGCGCCGCTCGTACCAGCGCGGCGTGCTCGATGGCGCCGAGGTGGCGCGGATCTTCGCCTGGATGCGGCCCAACGACCTTATCTGGAACTACTGGGTCAACAACTACCTGCTGGGCAAGCTGCCACCCGCTTTCGACATCCTCTACTGGAACGCCGACAGCACACGCCTGCCCGCCGCCCTGCATGGCGACCTGCTGGACTTCTTCAAGCTCAACCCGCTGACCCACCCGGCCGGCCTGGAAGTGTGCGGCACCCCCATCGACCTGCAACAGGTCGGCCTGGACAGCTTCACCGTGGCCGGCAGCAATGACCACATAACCCCTTGGGACGCGGTGTACCGCTCGGCCTTGCTGCTGGGTGGCGACCGGCGCTTCGTGCTGGCCAACAGCGGGCACATCCAGAGCATCATCAACCCGCCCGGCAACCCCAAGGCCTACTACCTGGCCAACCCGAAACTGAGCAGCGATCCACGCGCCTGGTTCCACGACGCCAAACGCAGCGAAGGCAGCTGGTGGCCGTTGTGGCTGGAGTGGATCACCCCGCGCTCGGGCCCGCTCAAGGCGCCGCGCGCCGAACTGGGCAACGCCACCTACCCACCGCTAGGTCCTGCGCCAGGCACCTACGTGCTGACCCGATGA
- the phaC gene encoding class II poly(R)-hydroxyalkanoic acid synthase, translated as MSNKNNDELQRQASENTLGLNPVIGIRRKDLLSSARTVLRQAVRQPLHSAKHVAHFGLELKNVLLGKSSLAPESDDRRFNDPAWNNNPLYRRYLQTYLAWRKELQDWIGSSDLPPQDISRGQFVITLMTEAMAPTNTLSNPAAVKRFFETGGKSLLDGLSNLAKDMVNNGGMPSQVNMDAFEVGKNLGTSEGAVVYRNDVLELIQYSPITEQVHARPLLVVPPQINKFYVFDLSPEKSLARYCLRSQQQTFIISWRNPTKAQREWGLSTYIDALKEAVDAVLAITGSKDLNMLGACSGGITCTALVGHYAAQGEHKVNALTLLVSVLDTTMDNQVALFGDEQTLEAAKRHSYQAGVLEGSDMAKVFAWMRPNDLIWNYWVNNYLLGNEPPVFDILFWNNDTTRLPAAFHGDLIEMFKTNPLTRADALEVCGTPINLKNVQCDIFSVAGTNDHITPWQSCYRSAHLFGGKIEFVLSNSGHIQSILNPPGNPKSRFMTGADRPGDPLAWQENATKHADSWWLHWQSWLGERAGELKKAPTRLGNRAYAAGEAAPGTYVHER; from the coding sequence ATGAGTAACAAGAACAACGATGAGCTGCAGCGGCAGGCCTCGGAAAACACCCTGGGGCTGAACCCGGTCATCGGCATTCGCCGCAAGGACCTGTTGAGTTCGGCACGCACCGTGCTACGCCAGGCCGTGCGCCAACCGCTGCACAGCGCCAAGCATGTGGCCCACTTTGGCCTGGAACTGAAGAACGTGCTGCTGGGCAAATCCAGCCTGGCCCCGGAAAGCGACGACCGCCGGTTCAACGACCCGGCCTGGAACAACAACCCGCTGTACCGCCGCTACCTGCAAACCTACCTGGCCTGGCGCAAGGAGCTGCAGGACTGGATCGGCAGCAGCGACCTGCCACCCCAGGACATCAGCCGGGGCCAATTCGTCATCACCCTGATGACCGAAGCCATGGCGCCGACCAATACCTTGTCCAACCCGGCAGCGGTCAAACGCTTCTTCGAAACCGGTGGCAAGAGCCTGCTCGATGGCCTGTCCAACCTGGCCAAGGACATGGTAAACAACGGTGGCATGCCCAGCCAGGTGAACATGGACGCCTTCGAAGTGGGCAAGAACCTGGGCACCAGCGAAGGTGCAGTGGTGTACCGCAACGATGTGCTGGAGCTGATCCAGTACAGCCCCATCACCGAGCAGGTGCATGCCCGCCCGCTGCTGGTGGTACCACCGCAGATCAACAAGTTCTACGTATTCGACCTGAGCCCGGAAAAGAGCCTGGCGCGCTACTGCCTGCGCTCGCAGCAACAAACCTTCATCATCAGCTGGCGCAACCCCACCAAAGCCCAGCGCGAATGGGGCTTGTCCACCTACATCGATGCGTTGAAAGAGGCAGTCGACGCGGTGCTGGCAATCACCGGCAGCAAGGACCTGAACATGCTCGGTGCTTGCTCGGGCGGCATTACCTGCACGGCCCTGGTGGGCCACTATGCCGCGCAGGGCGAACACAAGGTGAACGCCCTGACCCTGCTGGTCAGCGTGCTGGACACCACCATGGACAACCAGGTGGCGCTGTTCGGCGATGAGCAAACCCTGGAGGCCGCCAAGCGCCACTCCTACCAGGCCGGCGTGCTCGAAGGCAGCGACATGGCCAAAGTGTTTGCCTGGATGCGGCCCAACGACCTGATCTGGAACTACTGGGTCAACAACTACCTGCTCGGCAACGAGCCGCCGGTGTTCGACATCCTGTTCTGGAACAACGACACCACACGGCTGCCGGCCGCCTTTCACGGCGACCTGATCGAAATGTTCAAGACCAACCCGCTTACCCGTGCAGATGCACTGGAAGTGTGCGGCACCCCTATCAACCTGAAGAACGTGCAGTGCGACATCTTCAGCGTTGCCGGCACCAACGACCACATCACCCCCTGGCAGTCGTGCTACCGCTCGGCGCACCTGTTCGGCGGCAAGATCGAGTTCGTGTTGTCCAACAGCGGCCACATCCAGAGCATCCTCAACCCGCCGGGCAACCCCAAGTCGCGCTTCATGACCGGTGCCGATCGCCCGGGTGATCCGTTGGCCTGGCAGGAAAACGCCACCAAGCACGCTGACTCCTGGTGGCTGCACTGGCAAAGCTGGCTGGGCGAGCGCGCCGGTGAGCTGAAAAAAGCGCCAACCCGCTTGGGCAACCGTGCCTACGCTGCTGGCGAGGCCGCCCCTGGCACCTACGTTCACGAGCGTTGA
- a CDS encoding DUF971 domain-containing protein: MARLPTAINLHKASKTLTLTYAPGEVYHLPAELLRVHSPSAEVQGHGNPILQFGKINVGLVGLEPAGQYALKLTFDDGHDSGLFTWEYLEQLCLRQEQLWAEYLDELHKAGKSRDPAESVVKLML, translated from the coding sequence ATGGCCCGCCTGCCCACCGCCATCAACCTGCACAAAGCCTCGAAAACCCTCACCCTCACCTACGCCCCCGGCGAGGTCTACCACCTGCCCGCCGAACTCCTGCGCGTGCACTCCCCCTCCGCCGAGGTCCAGGGCCACGGCAACCCCATCCTGCAATTTGGCAAAATCAACGTCGGCCTGGTCGGCCTGGAACCCGCCGGCCAATATGCACTGAAACTGACCTTCGACGACGGCCATGACAGCGGCCTGTTCACCTGGGAATACCTGGAGCAGCTGTGCCTGCGCCAGGAGCAGCTGTGGGCCGAATACCTCGACGAGCTGCACAAGGCCGGAAAATCCCGCGACCCGGCCGAATCGGTGGTCAAACTCATGCTCTAG
- a CDS encoding phasin family protein: MAKVTVKKKDDALGTLGEVRGYARKIWLAGIGAYARVGQEGSDYFHELVKAGEGVEKRGKKHIDKELDAANHQIDEAAEEVSRVRGKVEIQLDKIEKAFDARVGRALNRLGIPSKHDVEALSVKLEQLHELLERVAHKP; encoded by the coding sequence ATGGCCAAAGTGACTGTGAAGAAAAAGGACGACGCCCTGGGTACGCTGGGCGAAGTGCGCGGCTACGCGCGCAAGATCTGGCTGGCTGGCATCGGCGCTTATGCGCGGGTTGGCCAGGAAGGCTCCGACTACTTCCATGAGCTGGTCAAGGCCGGCGAAGGCGTCGAGAAGCGTGGCAAGAAACACATCGACAAAGAGCTCGATGCTGCCAACCATCAGATCGACGAAGCCGCCGAAGAAGTCAGTCGCGTACGCGGCAAGGTGGAAATTCAACTCGACAAGATCGAAAAAGCTTTCGACGCACGGGTAGGGCGCGCCTTGAATCGCCTTGGCATTCCGTCTAAACATGACGTTGAGGCGTTGTCGGTCAAGCTTGAACAGCTGCACGAGCTGCTTGAGCGCGTCGCGCACAAACCATAA
- a CDS encoding phasin family protein — MAGKKNTEKEGSSWVGGIEKYSRKIWLAGLGIYSKVDQDGPKLFDALVKDGEKAEKQAKKTAEEVADTAKSSTTSRVSGVKDRALGKWSELEEAFDKRLNSAISRLGVPSRNEIKALHQQVDSLTKQIEKLTGASVTPISSRAAAAKPAASKAAAKPLAKAAAAKPAAKTAAAKPAAKTAAAKPAAKPVAAKPAAKPAAAKKPAVKKAPAKPAVAAKPAAPAASAAPAATAAPAPTAAPASSTPSAPTSTGTLI; from the coding sequence ATGGCTGGCAAGAAGAACACCGAAAAAGAAGGCAGCTCCTGGGTCGGCGGGATCGAGAAGTACTCCCGCAAGATCTGGCTGGCGGGGCTGGGTATCTATTCGAAAGTCGACCAGGACGGCCCGAAGCTGTTCGACGCCTTGGTGAAAGATGGCGAGAAGGCCGAGAAACAGGCGAAGAAGACGGCTGAAGAAGTAGCCGACACTGCGAAGTCGTCGACTACATCGCGCGTGTCTGGCGTGAAGGACCGTGCACTGGGCAAGTGGAGCGAACTCGAAGAGGCCTTCGACAAACGCCTGAACAGCGCCATCTCGCGCCTGGGCGTACCGAGCCGCAACGAGATCAAGGCCCTGCATCAGCAGGTGGACAGCCTGACCAAGCAGATCGAGAAACTGACCGGTGCTTCGGTCACGCCGATTTCGTCGCGCGCAGCGGCGGCCAAGCCGGCAGCCAGCAAGGCAGCGGCCAAGCCACTGGCCAAGGCGGCAGCGGCCAAGCCTGCGGCGAAAACCGCGGCGGCCAAGCCGGCAGCCAAGACGGCAGCGGCGAAACCTGCAGCCAAGCCTGTCGCCGCCAAGCCTGCGGCTAAACCTGCGGCAGCCAAGAAACCCGCAGTGAAGAAAGCGCCGGCCAAACCGGCAGTGGCGGCCAAGCCTGCAGCTCCAGCGGCCAGCGCTGCGCCAGCTGCAACCGCAGCCCCGGCACCTACCGCCGCTCCGGCCAGCAGCACACCGTCGGCCCCAACCAGCACCGGTACCCTGATCTGA
- a CDS encoding aspartate carbamoyltransferase catalytic subunit translates to MTPIDAKRPLQLNDQGQLRHFLSLDGLPRELLTEILDTADSFLEVGARAVKKVPLLRGKTVCNVFFENSTRTRTTFELAAQRLSADVISLNVSTSSTSKGETLFDTLRNLEAMAADMFVVRHSDSGAAHFIAEHVCPDVAVINGGDGRHAHPTQGMLDMLTIRRHKGSFENLSVAIVGDILHSRVARSDMLALKALGCPDIRVIGPKTLIPIGIEQYGVKVYTDLAEGLKDVDVVIMLRLQRERMAGGLLPSEGEFYRLFGLTTARLAGAKPDAIVMHPGPINRGVEIESAVADGKHSVILNQVTYGIAVRMAVLSMAMSGQNAQRQFDQENAQ, encoded by the coding sequence ATGACGCCAATCGACGCCAAGCGCCCGCTGCAGCTCAATGATCAGGGCCAGCTGCGCCACTTCCTCTCGCTCGACGGTTTGCCCCGCGAACTGCTGACCGAGATCCTCGACACCGCCGACTCCTTCCTGGAAGTCGGTGCCCGGGCCGTGAAGAAAGTCCCGCTGCTGCGCGGCAAGACCGTGTGCAACGTGTTCTTCGAGAACTCGACCCGTACCCGCACCACCTTTGAGCTGGCGGCCCAGCGCCTGTCTGCCGACGTGATCAGCCTGAACGTGTCGACCTCCTCGACCAGCAAGGGCGAGACGCTGTTCGACACCCTGCGCAACCTGGAAGCCATGGCCGCCGACATGTTCGTCGTCCGCCATTCCGACTCTGGCGCCGCGCACTTCATCGCCGAGCACGTGTGCCCGGACGTTGCCGTGATCAACGGCGGTGACGGCCGCCACGCGCACCCGACCCAGGGCATGCTCGACATGCTCACCATCCGCCGCCACAAAGGCAGCTTCGAGAACCTCTCGGTGGCCATCGTCGGCGACATCCTGCACTCGCGCGTGGCCCGCTCCGACATGCTGGCGCTCAAAGCGCTGGGTTGCCCGGACATCCGCGTGATCGGCCCGAAAACCCTGATCCCGATCGGCATCGAACAGTACGGCGTCAAGGTTTACACCGATCTCGCCGAAGGCCTCAAGGATGTCGACGTGGTGATCATGCTGCGCCTGCAGCGTGAGCGCATGGCCGGCGGCCTGCTGCCCAGCGAAGGCGAGTTCTACCGCCTGTTCGGCCTGACCACCGCGCGCCTGGCCGGGGCCAAGCCTGACGCCATCGTCATGCACCCGGGCCCGATCAACCGTGGCGTGGAAATCGAGTCGGCCGTGGCCGACGGCAAGCACTCGGTGATCCTCAATCAGGTCACCTACGGCATCGCCGTGCGCATGGCCGTGCTGTCCATGGCCATGAGCGGGCAGAACGCGCAACGTCAATTCGACCAGGAGAACGCCCAGTGA
- the phaZ gene encoding poly(3-hydroxyalkanoate) depolymerase, which produces MPQPYIFRTVELDNQSIRTAVRPGKPHLTPLLIFNGIGANLELVFPFIEALDPDLEVIAFDVPGVGGSSTPRHPYRFPGLAKLTARMLDYLDYGQVDAIGVSWGGALAQQFAHDYPERCKKLVLAATAAGAVMVPGKPKVLWNMASPRRYIQPSHVIRIAPMIYGGAFRRDPDLALHHASKVRSGGKLGYYWQLFAGLGWTSIHWLHKIQQPTLVLAGDDDPLIPLINMRLLAWRIPNAQLHIIDDGHLFLITRAEAVAPIIMKFLQQERQRAVMHPRPASGV; this is translated from the coding sequence ATGCCGCAACCCTATATCTTCAGGACCGTCGAGCTGGACAACCAGTCCATCCGCACCGCCGTTCGCCCAGGCAAGCCGCACTTGACGCCGTTGCTGATCTTCAATGGCATCGGTGCCAACCTGGAGCTGGTGTTTCCGTTCATCGAAGCGCTGGACCCGGACCTGGAAGTCATTGCCTTCGATGTGCCCGGGGTTGGCGGCTCATCAACGCCACGCCACCCGTACCGTTTCCCCGGGTTGGCCAAGCTGACGGCACGCATGCTCGACTACCTGGATTACGGCCAGGTCGATGCCATCGGCGTGTCCTGGGGCGGCGCGCTGGCCCAACAGTTTGCCCATGACTACCCCGAGCGCTGCAAGAAGCTGGTGCTGGCCGCTACAGCGGCCGGTGCGGTGATGGTGCCGGGCAAGCCCAAGGTGCTGTGGAACATGGCCAGCCCCAGGCGGTACATCCAACCGTCCCATGTCATCCGGATTGCACCGATGATTTATGGCGGCGCATTTCGCCGTGACCCGGACCTGGCCCTGCACCACGCTTCCAAGGTGCGCTCGGGTGGCAAGCTGGGTTACTACTGGCAGCTGTTCGCCGGGCTTGGCTGGACCAGCATCCACTGGCTGCACAAGATCCAGCAGCCCACCCTGGTGCTGGCCGGCGACGACGACCCGCTGATCCCGCTGATCAACATGCGCCTGCTGGCCTGGCGGATTCCCAATGCCCAGCTACACATTATCGACGACGGTCACCTGTTCCTGATCACTCGGGCCGAGGCCGTTGCACCGATCATCATGAAGTTTCTCCAACAAGAGCGTCAGCGCGCAGTCATGCACCCGCGTCCGGCATCGGGCGTGTAG
- the hslU gene encoding ATP-dependent protease ATPase subunit HslU, protein MSMTPREIVHELNRHIIGQDDAKRAVAIALRNRWRRMQLPAELRAEVTPKNILMIGPTGVGKTEIARRLAKLANAPFLKVEATKFTEVGYVGRDVESIIRDLADAALKMLREQEIINVRHRAEDAAEDRILDALLPQARVTSFSEEAAQTSSDSNTRQLFRKRLREGQLDDKEIEIEVADAVGVEIAAPPGMEEMTNQLQSLFANMGKGKRKARKLKVKEALKMVRDEEASRLVNEEELKAKALEAVEQHGIVFIDEIDKVAKRGNVGGADVSREGVQRDLLPLIEGCTVNTKLGMVKTDHILFIASGAFHLSKPSDLVPELQGRLPIRVELKALTPEDFERILQEPHASLTEQYQALLKTEGLNIEFLGDGIKRLAEIAYQVNEKTENIGARRLHTLLERLLEEVSFSAGDLASTHDEAPIQIDAAYVNSHLGELAQNEDLSRYIL, encoded by the coding sequence ATGTCCATGACCCCCCGCGAGATCGTCCACGAACTCAACCGCCACATCATCGGCCAGGACGACGCCAAGCGCGCCGTGGCCATTGCCCTGCGCAACCGCTGGCGCCGGATGCAGCTGCCTGCCGAGCTGCGCGCCGAAGTAACGCCGAAGAACATCCTGATGATCGGCCCTACCGGCGTCGGCAAGACCGAAATCGCCCGCCGCCTGGCCAAACTGGCCAACGCGCCGTTCCTCAAGGTCGAAGCCACCAAGTTCACCGAAGTGGGCTACGTGGGCCGCGACGTCGAGTCGATCATCCGTGACCTGGCCGATGCAGCGCTGAAGATGCTGCGCGAGCAAGAGATCATCAACGTGCGCCACCGCGCCGAAGACGCCGCTGAAGACCGTATCCTCGATGCCCTGCTGCCGCAGGCCCGGGTGACCAGCTTCAGCGAAGAAGCCGCCCAGACCAGCAGCGATTCCAACACCCGCCAGCTGTTCCGCAAGCGCCTGCGCGAAGGCCAGCTGGACGACAAGGAAATCGAGATCGAAGTGGCCGATGCCGTGGGCGTCGAAATTGCCGCCCCGCCCGGCATGGAAGAAATGACCAACCAGCTGCAGAGCCTGTTTGCCAATATGGGCAAGGGCAAGCGCAAGGCACGCAAGCTGAAGGTGAAAGAAGCGCTGAAGATGGTTCGCGATGAAGAAGCGAGCCGCCTGGTCAACGAGGAAGAGCTCAAGGCCAAGGCCCTGGAAGCGGTCGAGCAGCACGGCATCGTGTTCATCGACGAGATCGACAAGGTTGCCAAGCGTGGCAATGTTGGTGGTGCCGACGTTTCCCGTGAAGGCGTGCAGCGCGACCTGCTGCCGCTGATCGAAGGTTGCACCGTCAATACCAAGCTGGGCATGGTCAAGACCGACCACATCCTGTTCATTGCCTCGGGTGCGTTCCACCTGAGCAAGCCGAGCGACCTGGTACCCGAGCTGCAAGGTCGCCTGCCGATTCGTGTGGAACTCAAGGCACTGACCCCGGAAGACTTCGAGCGCATCCTGCAAGAGCCGCACGCGTCGCTGACCGAGCAGTATCAGGCCCTGCTGAAAACCGAAGGCCTGAACATCGAGTTTCTCGGTGACGGTATCAAGCGCCTGGCCGAGATTGCCTACCAGGTCAACGAAAAGACCGAGAACATCGGTGCCCGCCGCCTGCACACCCTGCTTGAGCGTTTGCTCGAAGAGGTGTCGTTCAGCGCTGGCGACCTGGCCAGCACCCATGACGAAGCGCCGATTCAGATCGACGCTGCCTATGTGAACAGCCACCTGGGTGAGCTGGCGCAGAACGAAGACCTGTCGCGTTACATCCTGTAA
- a CDS encoding dihydroorotase, which produces MTISILGARVIDPRTGLDQVTDLHLESGRIAAIGAAPAGFSASRTIQADGMVAAPGLVDLGVSLREPGYSRKGNIASETRAAVAGGVTSLCCPPQTKPVLDTSAVAELILDRAREAANSKVYPIGALTKGLEGEQLAELVALRDTGCVAFGNGLKQIPNNRTLARALEYAATFDLTVVFHSQDQDLAQGGLAHEGAMASFLGLPGIPETAETVALARNLLLVEQSGVRAHFSQITSARGARLIAQAQELGLPVTADVALYQLILTDESLREFSSLYHVQPPLRTAKDRDGLRAAVKSGVIQAISSHHQPHERDAKLAPFGATEPGISSVELLLPLAMTLVQDGLLDLPTLLARLSSGPAAALRLPAGELKVGGAADLVLFDPQASTVAGEQWFSRGENCPFIGHCLPGAVRYTLVDGHVCHEA; this is translated from the coding sequence GTGACCATCAGTATTCTTGGCGCCCGGGTCATCGATCCCAGGACGGGCCTGGACCAGGTGACCGACCTGCACCTGGAGAGTGGCCGCATTGCTGCCATCGGCGCCGCGCCGGCCGGTTTCAGTGCCAGCCGCACGATCCAGGCCGATGGCATGGTCGCCGCACCGGGCCTGGTCGACCTTGGCGTGTCCCTGCGTGAGCCGGGTTACAGCCGCAAAGGCAACATCGCCAGCGAAACCCGCGCGGCCGTGGCCGGCGGTGTCACCAGCCTGTGCTGCCCGCCGCAGACCAAGCCTGTGCTGGACACCTCAGCGGTGGCCGAGCTGATTCTGGACCGCGCCCGCGAGGCCGCCAACAGCAAGGTCTACCCGATCGGCGCCCTGACCAAAGGCCTTGAAGGCGAGCAGCTGGCCGAACTGGTGGCCCTGCGCGACACCGGTTGCGTGGCCTTCGGCAACGGCCTGAAACAAATCCCCAACAACCGTACCCTGGCCCGCGCCCTGGAGTACGCCGCCACTTTCGACCTGACAGTGGTGTTCCACTCCCAGGACCAGGACCTGGCCCAAGGCGGCCTGGCCCATGAAGGTGCCATGGCCAGCTTCCTTGGCCTGCCGGGCATCCCGGAAACCGCCGAGACCGTCGCCCTGGCGCGCAACCTGCTGCTGGTCGAGCAGAGCGGCGTGCGTGCGCATTTCAGCCAGATCACCAGCGCCCGTGGCGCAAGGCTGATCGCCCAGGCCCAGGAACTCGGCCTGCCGGTAACCGCCGATGTGGCGCTGTACCAGCTGATCCTCACCGATGAGTCGCTGCGCGAGTTTTCCAGCCTGTACCACGTGCAACCGCCGCTGCGCACCGCCAAAGACCGGGATGGCCTGCGCGCCGCAGTCAAATCGGGCGTGATCCAGGCAATTTCCAGCCATCACCAGCCGCATGAGCGCGACGCCAAGCTTGCCCCGTTCGGCGCCACGGAGCCGGGTATCAGCAGTGTCGAGCTGCTGCTGCCACTGGCCATGACCCTGGTGCAGGACGGCCTGCTCGACCTGCCGACCTTGCTCGCCCGCCTGAGCAGCGGCCCGGCTGCGGCCCTGCGCCTTCCGGCCGGTGAGCTGAAAGTGGGTGGTGCGGCCGACCTGGTGCTGTTCGACCCGCAAGCCTCGACGGTTGCCGGCGAGCAGTGGTTCTCGCGTGGCGAGAACTGCCCGTTCATCGGCCACTGCCTGCCGGGCGCCGTGCGTTATACCTTGGTCGATGGGCACGTTTGCCACGAGGCCTGA
- the hslV gene encoding ATP-dependent protease subunit HslV: MTTIVSVRRNGKVVMGGDGQVSLGNTVMKGNAKKVRRLYHGQVIAGFAGATADAFTLFERFEGQLEKHQGHLVRAAVELAKEWRTDRSLSRLEAMLAVANKDASLIITGNGDVVEPEDGLIAMGSGGAYAQAAARALLNKTDLSAREIAETALNIAGDICVFTNHNLTIEEQDLAD; encoded by the coding sequence TTGACCACCATCGTTTCTGTCCGCCGTAACGGCAAAGTCGTCATGGGCGGCGACGGCCAGGTATCCCTCGGCAACACCGTGATGAAAGGCAACGCCAAGAAAGTGCGTCGCCTGTACCACGGCCAGGTCATTGCAGGCTTCGCCGGTGCCACCGCCGACGCCTTCACCCTGTTCGAGCGCTTCGAAGGGCAGCTGGAAAAACACCAGGGCCATCTGGTTCGCGCCGCCGTCGAGCTGGCCAAGGAGTGGCGTACCGACCGTTCCCTGAGCCGCCTGGAGGCCATGCTGGCCGTGGCCAACAAGGACGCCTCCCTGATCATCACCGGCAACGGTGACGTGGTCGAACCCGAAGACGGCCTGATCGCCATGGGTTCCGGTGGCGCCTATGCCCAGGCCGCAGCCCGCGCCCTGCTGAACAAGACCGACCTTTCGGCCCGCGAAATCGCTGAAACCGCCCTGAACATCGCCGGCGACATCTGCGTATTCACCAACCACAACCTGACCATCGAGGAGCAGGACCTGGCCGACTGA